From the genome of Miscanthus floridulus cultivar M001 chromosome 10, ASM1932011v1, whole genome shotgun sequence, one region includes:
- the LOC136489057 gene encoding probable alpha-mannosidase At5g13980, which produces MGPVLLALLLTAIFAAAGVGEAVYIPYNTSAGVVPGKLNVHVVPHTHDDVGWLKTVDQYYVGSNNSIQGACVQNVLDSLIPALLKDENRKFIYVEQVNSSDLQLSSLRCVRKLGCGKLLCEII; this is translated from the exons ATGGGCCCCGTTCTCCTCGCCCTTCTCCTCACCGCCATCTTCGCCGCCGCGGGCGTGGGCGAGGCGGTGTACATCCCCTACAACACGTCGGCGGGGGTGGTGCCGGGGAAGCTCAACGTGCACGTCGTGCCGCACACCCACGACGACGTCGGCTGGCTCAAGACCGTAGACCAGTACTACGTCGGATCCAACAACTCCATCCAG GGGGCATGCGTCCAGAACGTGCTGGATTCGCTCATCCCGGCGCTGCTCAAGGACGAGAACCGAAAATTCATTTATGTTGAGCAGGTAAATAGTAGTGACTTGCAACTTTCGAGCCTCCGATGCGTCCGTAAGTTGGGTTGTGGCAAATTGTTGTGTGAAATTATATGA